A stretch of DNA from Luteolibacter sp. Y139:
GTGGGCATCGCTCTCGGCAGTGCCTCGCAGATCGCCCTCTTCGTGGCTCCGGTGCTGGTGCTGCTGAGCTACATCATCGGGCCCACGCCGATGAGCCTGCAATTCTGGCCCGGTGCGGTGGTCATGATGCTAATTGCTACCCTCACCGCCTCACTCGCGACGAATAGCGGACGCTCGGCGTGGTTCGTCGGAGTATTGGTGCTAATGGTATACCTGATCTTCGCCATGACCCTCTACCTGCTGCCACCGGCCAACGCCTGAAGCGCTCCCACCCACCATGATCCGCACCGTTGTTTTCGACGCCAAGCCCTACGACCGCGAGCCCCTGCACCATGCATCCGCGGGCATGGACATCGACTGGCGCTTCATGGACTGCCGGCTCACGGCCGAGACGTCCGCCGCAGCCACCGGCGCACAAGCGGTCTGCATCTTCGTGAACGACCACGCCGACCGTCCGTGCCTCGAAGCACTGAAGGCACTCGGCGTGAAACACATCGCCTTGCGCTGTGCCGGCTTCAATGGCGTGGATCTCGTCGCCGCCAGGGACCTCGGTCTCTCAGTGACCCGCGTGCCGGCCTATTCACCCCACGCTGTCGCCGAGCACGCAGTGGCCCTATTGCTCGCGCTCAACCGCAAGATCCCGCGCGCGAACAACCGCGTGCACGATCTCAACTTCTCGCTCAATGGCCTCGTCGGCTTCGACCTGCACGGCAAGACAGCCGGCATCGTCGGCACCGGCAAGATCGGCCGCATCACCGCACAGATCCTCCGTGGCTTCGGCATGCGCGTGCTGGCCTACGATCCCTACCCTTCGCCTGACTGGGCCGTCGAGCATGGCATCGAGTATTCCGATCCTCGGACTTTGGCGACGGAGTCCGAGGTGATCTCGCTGCACACGCCTCTGACCCCGGAAACGCACCACATCATCCGCAAGGAGACGCTGGAGCTGATGAAGCCCGGCACCATCCTGATCAATGTGAGCCGCGGTGCCCTGATCGACACACGCGCCTTGATCGAGGCATTGAAGGCGGGACGCCTCGGCGGCGTCGCGCTCGATGTCTATGAGGAAGAGGAGGGCGTCTTCTTCGAGGACCTCTCCGGCCAGATCCTCCAGGACGATGACCTCGCCCGCCTGCTGACTTTCCCGAATGTCCTGATCACCGCACACCAGGCCTTTCTAACAAAGGAAGCACTGTCGGAAATCGCGCGCGTCACTGTGGCCAATCTCACCGCCGGTGCCGAAGGGCGGCCCTTCCTGCCGGAGACCGCCTTGGTCGATCTTTCATCGCCATGAGCGTGCAACGGTCAGCACCCGCAGTTGCTCCGGTGTGGCCGGGCCGGCCATCGCCGCTCGGAGCAACATTCGATGGCAAGGGCGTGAATTTCGCGCTGTTCTCCGATCATGCAACCAAGGTCGAGCTATGCTTGTTCGACTCCGCCGATGCACAGGTCGAGTCACGTCGGATCATGCTGCCGGAAAAGTCCGACCAAGTATGGCACGGCTATGTGCCCGGCGTGCAGCCCGGCCAGATCTACGGCTACCGCGTCCACGGCCCCCATGATCCTGAACGAGGGCATCTCTTCCAGCCAGCCAAGGTGCTGCTCGACCCCTACGCCAAGTCGATCGCCCGCGATGTACGATGGACACCGGAGATCCTCGACGCGGACGGCGATACCGCCGCCTGCGCTCCCCTCGCCCGCGTCATCGACACATCCTTCGCGTGGCCCGATGACCCACCACTCCGCACACCATGGCACCAGACCGTGGTCTATGAGCTGCACGTGAAGGGATTCACCAAGCAGCACCCGGACATCCCGGAGCCCCTGCGCGGCACCTATGCCGGCCTCGCGTCACCCGCAGCGACTTCCTATCTGAAGGCGCTCGGCATCACTGCGGTGGAACTCCTGCCCGTCCACTACCACGTCGACGAACCGCATCTGGTGAAATCCGGCCGGACGAATTATTGGGGCTACAATACCCTCGGTTACTTCGCACCCGACCCGCGCTATGCCGCCAGCGGCCCGGATGGCGCCGTGGCCGAGTTCCAAGAAATGGTCCGCTCACTTCACGCCGCAGGCATCGAGGTGATCCTCGACGTCGTCTATAACCACACGGCCGAAGGCGATCACCACGGACCGATGCTCTCATTCCGCGGCATCGACAATGCCGCCTATTATCGGCTGAAGGACGACCGCACGCGCTACCTCGATTTCACCGGCTGCGGAAATTCACTGAACGTCGCCCACCCGCGCACGCTTCAGCTCATCATGGACTCACTGCGCCACTGGGTACTGGAGATGCATGTCGATGGCTTCCGCTTCGATCTCGCCAGTGCCTTGGCGCGCGAGCTGTGGGAAGTCGATCGCCTCGGTGCCTTCTTCGACATCATTCACCAGGACCCGGTGCTCTCGCAGGTCAAACTCATCGCCGAGCCATGGGACCTCGGGCCGAATGGCTATCAGGTCGGAAATTTCCCCGTGCTGTGGAGCGAGTGGAATGGCAAGTATCGCGACTGCGTTCGGCGCTTCTGGACCGGCCGCGGCGGCTCGGTCGGCGAGTTCGCCACCCGCCTTGCCGGCAGCAGCGATCTCTACGCGCACAATGGCCGCCGACCGCATGCCAGCCTGAACTTCATCACCGCCCACGACGGCTTCACGCTCCGCGACCTGGTCAGCTACGATCATAAGCACAACGAGGCCAACGGCGAAGACAACCGCGACGGCAACAACCAGAACGACAGCTGGAACTGCGGCACCGAAGGCCCCACCGACGACCCCGAAATCAACACCCTCCGCCAACGCCAGCAACGGAACCTGCTTGCCACCCTGATCCTCTCGCAGGGGGTGCCGATGCTACTCGCCGGCGACGAATTCGGCCGCATTCAGCAGGGCAACAACAACCCCTACTGCCAGGACTCGTCACTGGTGTGGCTTGATTGGAAGCACAGCCCCTCCCAACTCGAATTGCTCGCCTTCACCAGGAGGCTGCTGCAACTCCGCCGCGAGCAACCGGTCTTCCGTCGTCGCCGCTTCTTCCTCGGCCGCGCGATTCACGGCGAAGAGATCAAGGACCTCCACTGGCTCAAGCCCGATGGCCACGAGATGACCGATCATGACTGGCACGCCGGTCATGCCCACTGCCTTTGCATGGCGCTACCCGGCGACCAGATCGAGGAAACCGGTGAACAGGGAGATCGCATCACCGGCGACACCTTTGCCATCCTCTTCAATGCTCATGATGAGGAAGTGCCGTTCCAACTGGGAGAACGCGACCGCAAGGTCGAGTGGCAAGTCGAGTTCGACACCGCCGACCCGGAGGCAATCGGCCGACGTATCGCCCATCTCGCCACCTATCCCCTCCACGGCCGTTCCCTG
This window harbors:
- a CDS encoding 2-hydroxyacid dehydrogenase, with protein sequence MRTVVFDAKPYDREPLHHASAGMDIDWRFMDCRLTAETSAAATGAQAVCIFVNDHADRPCLEALKALGVKHIALRCAGFNGVDLVAARDLGLSVTRVPAYSPHAVAEHAVALLLALNRKIPRANNRVHDLNFSLNGLVGFDLHGKTAGIVGTGKIGRITAQILRGFGMRVLAYDPYPSPDWAVEHGIEYSDPRTLATESEVISLHTPLTPETHHIIRKETLELMKPGTILINVSRGALIDTRALIEALKAGRLGGVALDVYEEEEGVFFEDLSGQILQDDDLARLLTFPNVLITAHQAFLTKEALSEIARVTVANLTAGAEGRPFLPETALVDLSSP
- the glgX gene encoding glycogen debranching protein GlgX, with translation MSVQRSAPAVAPVWPGRPSPLGATFDGKGVNFALFSDHATKVELCLFDSADAQVESRRIMLPEKSDQVWHGYVPGVQPGQIYGYRVHGPHDPERGHLFQPAKVLLDPYAKSIARDVRWTPEILDADGDTAACAPLARVIDTSFAWPDDPPLRTPWHQTVVYELHVKGFTKQHPDIPEPLRGTYAGLASPAATSYLKALGITAVELLPVHYHVDEPHLVKSGRTNYWGYNTLGYFAPDPRYAASGPDGAVAEFQEMVRSLHAAGIEVILDVVYNHTAEGDHHGPMLSFRGIDNAAYYRLKDDRTRYLDFTGCGNSLNVAHPRTLQLIMDSLRHWVLEMHVDGFRFDLASALARELWEVDRLGAFFDIIHQDPVLSQVKLIAEPWDLGPNGYQVGNFPVLWSEWNGKYRDCVRRFWTGRGGSVGEFATRLAGSSDLYAHNGRRPHASLNFITAHDGFTLRDLVSYDHKHNEANGEDNRDGNNQNDSWNCGTEGPTDDPEINTLRQRQQRNLLATLILSQGVPMLLAGDEFGRIQQGNNNPYCQDSSLVWLDWKHSPSQLELLAFTRRLLQLRREQPVFRRRRFFLGRAIHGEEIKDLHWLKPDGHEMTDHDWHAGHAHCLCMALPGDQIEETGEQGDRITGDTFAILFNAHDEEVPFQLGERDRKVEWQVEFDTADPEAIGRRIAHLATYPLHGRSLVLLRAMPSAP